The Elaeis guineensis isolate ETL-2024a chromosome 13, EG11, whole genome shotgun sequence genome includes a region encoding these proteins:
- the LOC140853326 gene encoding patatin-like protein 2 codes for MGSLSLSLSTVSNGTATPRSPPSLGKMVTVLSIDGGGVRGIIPGTILAFLESKLQELDGEDVRLADYFDVIAGTSTGGLVTAMLAAPDENNRPLFAAKEINDFYLQNCPKIFPKSGKGILGSVASLFGSITGPKYDGKYLHSKVEQLLGGTRLHQTLTNVVIPTFDIKLLQPTIFSTFEANKEASKDALLSDICISTSAAPTYLPAYYFQTKDVDGKSRSFNLIDGGVAANNPTLLALNEVTKEIFLQNADFLPIKPVDYGKFLVLSLGTGSAKQEEKLNASKASKWGVLGWLYNNGTTPLIDSFSQASSDMVDIHVSVVFQALHCDNYLRIQDDTLMGDTASVDVSSKENLMKLVQIGKQLLKKPVSRVNLDSGVSEAVQMAGTNEEELTRFAKMLSDERRLRLGKMHLN; via the exons ATGGGTTCCCTTAGCTTGAGCCTTTCAACCGTCAGCAATGGCACCGCCACGccaaggtctccaccttcccttgGAAAGATGGTTACAGTGCTGAGCATAGATGGCGGGGGTGTGAGAGGCATCATCCCAGGAACTATCCTTGCCTTCCTCGAATCCAAGCTTCAG GAGCTTGATGGAGAGGATGTGAGACTTGCGGATTACTTTGATGTTATTGCTGGAACAAGCACTGGTGGGTTGGTGACCGCCATGCTCGCTGCTCCAGATGAGAATAATCGTCCACTCTTCGCGGCGAAGGAAATCAATGACTTCTACCTTCAAAATTGTCCAAAGATTTTTCCCAAGAGTGG CAAGGGAATTTTAGGATCAGTGGCGAGCTTATTTGGCAGCATCACGGGTCCAAAGTACGACGGCAAGTATCTCCACTCCAAAGTAGAGCAATTGCTTGGTGGGACTAGACTCCATCAGACTTTAACAAATGTAGTTATTCCCACTTTTGACATCAAGCTTCTCCAGCCTACCATCTTCTCCACCTTTgag GCTAACAAGGAAGCTTCAAAAGATGCTCTTCTGTCAGATATATGCATAAGTACTTCTGCAGCCCCGACATACCTTCCCGCATACTATTTTCAAACCAAAGACGTCGACGGAAAGTCCCGAAGCTTTAATCTCATTGATGGAGGGGTTGCGGCAAATAATCCA ACATTATTGGCCTTGAATGAAGTTACGAAAGAAATTTTCCTACAAAATGCTGACTTCTTGCCAATCAAGCCAGTAGACTATGGAAAATTTCTGGTTCTCTCGTTGGGGACTGGATCAGCCAAGCAAGAAGAGAAATTGAATGCATCCAAGGCATCCAAGTGGGGCGTCCTTGGATGGCTATACAACAATGGCACGACACCATTGATTGATAGTTTTAGTCAAGCTAGTTCTGATATGGTGGACATCCATGTCTCTGTCGTATTCCAAGCATTGCATTGCGACAACTATCTTCGGATACAG GATGATACTTTGATGGGTGACACAGCATCTGTAGACGTATCTTCCAAAGAGAATTTAATGAAGCTCGTTCAAATTGGCAAACAACTGCTAAAGAAACCAGTATCGAGGGTGAACTTAGACTCTGGAGTGTCTGAAGCGGTCCAAATGGCAGGAACAAATGAAGAAGAACTGACTC